The segment aatataacaggaatttaataaaaaaaaataaaaattaaattttaaaactatttttaataaaatctgaatAATGTTACAGGTAAATCATTATagtcaattaaatttactataatttgtattaagcattaatttaaatataaataaatttcgtgacaaagaattttttaatcaaaaatgtgGCGTACTACAATATGGATccacgacaaaaaaaaaattgacattaaatctttattactgTATGTGTTATGAAATTTCTATTTGAGGTtacataaatgttttcaataataaggagaaatatatatatgtgtgacGTGACAATcgcatttaataattaattataaattatgcacTAGATTtcgttgaaatgaaaattggCTGGATTCAGAAAGTCGTTGACAAATGGCCAGGCAAGAGAATATTTGGGATGTATAGATTCCTTCCCATGTTCTTTGTATTGGGAGCAGCATTAGAATATTCTATGATAAACTGGAAAGTAGGTGAAATAagcttttataatacttttaagaaGCGTCAAGCCAAGGATATtgttgaagaaaaaataaggaaatacTCAGCTGTTTAAAATGCCAGCGGGTGTTACATGGGGCCAATATTTATCTTTCTCGACGGCAGCTTTGCTATCAATGTTGGCCGGGTCTCAGGTTGTTCATCTTCGTTATAAGCCCTTAGAGGATCTACacaggtatataaataatgagttGAAATTATTGCCGGAGAATGTGCAAGAACAGATTAGAAAAGAACTAAAAGAGGAaggtgttttaaaataaagttaccgTTGTTTTCTGTAGAAAtttagtgtaaataaattatatatcatcatgtaaacatattttttattgctgaCCAATATTCttagatagttttttttagtaattattgaAGTTTAGAATGATAAAATGATATCAATTGATCAATAACTTGGTTTGAGATGTTTTGATCATAGCAGATGAgttgttacaaataatattttatttattttactgctATAAATAAACCTGAAGCAAATTTAATACATGATAGAACACATTTCTATTGTATTTTGAACAACACAAAGGgttgttattacaaataatagtttaaaaaccttggattacttaaatttgtcaacctacattttaaatgtttagttaaattaCTTAAGAATTAGTACTCAAAAATttcctattataaatatattatttaggggaattaatattttatattagagtCTAGGCCCTTTCTACTACAGAGTTTTAAAAGTgacatgtaaaaatataaataaaaatagctattttagtaataataaaaaaaactacttttgGATATGGGGTGGCCAATGTTAAACTAGCAAAAAGCACAGCTTTGTGAGGACTCACGAGGTATTTTTAcctagtaataataattattaattaataatatacattattaatgatgaataatattattaaaagtatgttttcatatatgaatgattaatatggacttttataaataactcatacaacaaaaaaaaagaaatttcaatttttttattgtatcaaaGCATTTACATTCCTCATACGGATTTCTTCTTGTTTTCTACACTTCAACATATTTGAGTTTTTAATACTACCTTATCTATTGACGCTATTTCTACCTGTTTCGACTAATAGTAGAAACAATTTAGTTGACACATGCTTTCGACAGTTGGCTTTAGtagtatattaaacaatttagttGATACAAGCCTTCGACAGATGGCGTTAGTAGCATATTAGTAAATTAGtagtatattgtattgtatttgtatttaaaaaatatatatataaataaaaatattttaataataaataacaaatctaGATAAGATTCTAAATTACTatgttaaatttcaaatctTAAGGCGTGATACTTTTTTCATAAAGTGTACCACAAAATTGTACAGATTGTCGAATTAGAGTAGGGCGAGCGAAGCGAGCGCTAATGAATTTCTAaggtatacaaaaaataaggaggttgaaaaataaaattatgcgatgcatatttaataataagccATAATAATAAACCTGtatgtactaaaaataatttaatattttggtattttactttgaaacatatttacatttaatttacaaagtattacaaacataattaattgttattaacatacatgcatattgtaaaataaaaaatacatttctattCATATGGAATGACTTATCttagtgaatatattttatttgacctTTACTTAagcttaatatattaataatttaactcaactatctattattaacaattttaaaactactcaTCCTTAAAACATGACTAATagacaaattaacaaaaacatgttTTGTTTTCTGTAGGTACATAATTTTGGTGAGTTAGGAGACATAACTACCATAATAAGAGAGATCGCTCAATAGACACAGAAAACACATtacaatataagaatttttgtttatatttaaagaaaatataattattctgtGCTTGTTCATGgcatgatttttaattttaaacttacacTAATAGTTACATAGTTTACaaagttttaacataattttatataattggatCTTGAAGACCATCCATAAAGTACGTATCCGGTATCTTCAAGTATGACATCGTGTCACAAGGTGCATGGGGGGGGGGCAATAgttttgtgacgtcacatattaaaattagactTTATGTTGATTTTactataatactatttaaaaacaataggtaagaaatgaaaatagaagCTTTctctagattatttttaaatatatacataaataaaaaaatgtgcgACGTCACATCAGGAGGGGGGGGggttataaaaatgtgataaCCTGTGACAAGGACGGAGGGAGGGGTTCAAAAGCCCTTAAATTCGTGTGACTTACTTTATGGATGGCCCCTTGTAGTTCACTTTACACCTAATTTTAACTGTGATACGAAAGTCATCTTGAAGAGTTTGCAATTGTTCTTCGAATCCAGTCGATATGTGATGTAACGGCGTCGTATATCCTGGGCCTTCCCAATCCAATCTTTGAGCACGCTATTCTCCAACTGCTGACTCCTATCACAGACCAGTGCTTCGATTTCTCGTCAAAGCACATCATTGCACTGCCTGCATATTCTTCTTCCTAAGACAAAGAaacataattacaatatttatttacagtgCTAAaacgacaaatatttttctttaaacttaCGTCGCAATCATCTTGATCATACAATGGTTCTGCACATATGCCATTGCCAGTTGCTATGCTAACGTTCTCGCAAGTGTTCATAGTAGTGGGGACAACATGAACTCTTTGCAATTGATCCCTATTTCTCGTCCACCCCAGGGTATTGCAGATGCTATGTTCACTCGTTTTAAAGCCATCGATGGGTAAGCAAGCAGGACGGACAAAGTCTGTGATTTCAACTGGCTCTTCTAATCGTACCATCGCCAACATACTGCCTTCAACCGGTGACTTCACCATTCCTACAATCCTCCTCTCTTGTTGCCAGGGTGAAGTGCTTTGAATGCGTACAATTCCCAATCTAGCAGTCCATTCCGCTTTCGGTTGACCCTTGAATTGAAATTATCATTTGAAAATTGTGGTATGATATAACAATTTGTGATAGAAAGTTGTGTTTTCGGTATTAAGAGCTAAAATACTAGGTAGGTTCATGGTATACTTGGAAGCAAGATGCGGTGGTAACGAGCCAGGCAGCATGCACGAGGAGTGCGTCACATGCATGCACGTGCGTACGCAGTAGAGCCGCGTGCCAGGGCCAGTCGCCGGGCCGTGCCGAGCGTGGTAGATGCTGCACACCCAGTGTAGCGCCCGCGCCTCGTGCGGACGGTATTCCACATTCTGTATATTATAGTACTAATATTCAGATTgtacaattaaatgtaatataatgaaaaaaatatcactaagATCACGAATTACGAAACTTATTTTGGTAgaatcttaatttataaatatatttcatgtcattcttaaaattttatgtcgcTATAGCTAACCGAGTTGATCACAGATGATCTTGATAACCTTCCTCTGAGGACAGTCGCTCTTGACAAACGATATTTCTGCTGCAGCGGGGTCGACTATTTCAACATATTCCGGCTCATTTTTTTGGGATACTGTTTGtgtattttcgtttttttcATCAGGCTCTTCCTCAGCATCAGGCACCGCTTCGGCTGACACTGCAGATCTATTAATATTGAGAAAgttcatattaaatgataatttataaagagatTCCGTATTTTTACTTATGTCACcgttaattatattgacaGTTGGGATGTGGAAAACCATAAACCACAAGTTCGAATGCTGCTTGTTGAGTTTTCCTTATAATCagatgattttataatttaaattaaacgatttaaatgttaattgttttattaacattaatatactttataaaaccatAATAAGGTGGAActtgaataataaacattcCTCACTTGAATGTTAGCGCGGTGCACAGGGAGGTCGCTACGTTCATGAGCGCCTTCCGGTCGTGTGCGTAGGGTTCCGCGCAGATCTTGCCGACACGGCCACGCTCTGCCCAGACCGCGTACCCTGCCCGGTGACGGATCGCGCCCAGTGTACTCTCACGAGTCTCGCGACGCCATGACGACAACGAACGGGTTACCCACACTATATACAGAGACTAGAATGTTGAACTGCGTTTTTGTAAAGAACTATTAAGCCTTAGCGTATAGGCCTCCATTTAactcttaataaaaacatgaatgacaattatttttatttatacgtatatcAGGAGGCAGATAACTTATatcaaaatagaaataacaaaaagatcTATAGCCAAATCTAAAGTTATGTATAAAACTGTAgacagtataataaatattggtatTCTCACAACAGCCGGCTTCATCGCTGCCGTCAGCGCAGTCCGGGGTTCCATCGCAGCGCAGGTGCTGTGGAAGACAGCGAGGCTGTAAG is part of the Danaus plexippus chromosome 9 unlocalized genomic scaffold, MEX_DaPlex mxdp_26, whole genome shotgun sequence genome and harbors:
- the LOC116767593 gene encoding atrial natriuretic peptide-converting enzyme isoform X1 encodes the protein MTFSGNMKESKPRTDTWETELGYGWSRKEQRRCRAHRPPESTMSVSSDIRFTRRKLSRPCRGCCAALAALLVLLLLGAVAVYLGHMYLFGDPLNRQTFRGSFVVSTWDSSDEMLSDSKNGTREMEMRQVLYNTYRTSELHSCFVSAEILALDSVSEGTRVHFEVSFEPIFTAVSTPDVAAVLERELETPFFLNIGVLAETLHIEESSIISSQALKEGDTTSTEAPTTEEITLEIEEELRECSSLSLPLCSHLPYNTTSYPNLVGHTSKEVLLRDLVAFRELLDAECSNLAQDFVCQMLQPRCEDDHVIRPCRAYCRAFHAGCGSRLPERLRPHFDCSRFPDYFGPGSCLPEPDCLGGLQRLALSRRACDAVPDCADAVDERSCSHCSSAGPGSLRCALQPRCLPQHLRCDGTPDCADGSDEAGCLWVTRSLSSWRRETRESTLGAIRHRAGYAVWAERGRVGKICAEPYAHDRKALMNVATSLCTALTFKSAVSAEAVPDAEEEPDEKNENTQTVSQKNEPEYVEIVDPAAAEISFVKSDCPQRKVIKIICDQLECGIPSARGAGATLGVQHLPRSARPGDWPWHAALLRTHVHACDALLVHAAWLVTTASCFQGQPKAEWTARLGIVRIQSTSPWQQERRIVGMVKSPVEGSMLAMVRLEEPVEITDFVRPACLPIDGFKTSEHSICNTLGWTRNRDQLQRVHVVPTTMNTCENVSIATGNGICAEPLYDQDDCDEEEYAGSAMMCFDEKSKHWSVIGVSSWRIACSKIGLGRPRIYDAVTSHIDWIRRTIANSSR
- the LOC116767593 gene encoding atrial natriuretic peptide-converting enzyme isoform X2 produces the protein MYLFGDPLNRQTFRGSFVVSTWDSSDEMLSDSKNGTREMEMRQVLYNTYRTSELHSCFVSAEILALDSVSEGTRVHFEVSFEPIFTAVSTPDVAAVLERELETPFFLNIGVLAETLHIEESSIISSQALKEGDTTSTEAPTTEEITLEIEEELRECSSLSLPLCSHLPYNTTSYPNLVGHTSKEVLLRDLVAFRELLDAECSNLAQDFVCQMLQPRCEDDHVIRPCRAYCRAFHAGCGSRLPERLRPHFDCSRFPDYFGPGSCLPEPDCLGGLQRLALSRRACDAVPDCADAVDERSCSHCSSAGPGSLRCALQPRCLPQHLRCDGTPDCADGSDEAGCLWVTRSLSSWRRETRESTLGAIRHRAGYAVWAERGRVGKICAEPYAHDRKALMNVATSLCTALTFKSAVSAEAVPDAEEEPDEKNENTQTVSQKNEPEYVEIVDPAAAEISFVKSDCPQRKVIKIICDQLECGIPSARGAGATLGVQHLPRSARPGDWPWHAALLRTHVHACDALLVHAAWLVTTASCFQGQPKAEWTARLGIVRIQSTSPWQQERRIVGMVKSPVEGSMLAMVRLEEPVEITDFVRPACLPIDGFKTSEHSICNTLGWTRNRDQLQRVHVVPTTMNTCENVSIATGNGICAEPLYDQDDCDEEEYAGSAMMCFDEKSKHWSVIGVSSWRIACSKIGLGRPRIYDAVTSHIDWIRRTIANSSR
- the LOC116767419 gene encoding small integral membrane protein 4 yields the protein MKIGWIQKVVDKWPGKRIFGMYRFLPMFFVLGAALEYSMINWKVGEISFYNTFKKRQAKDIVEEKIRKYSAV
- the LOC116767420 gene encoding ubiquinol-cytochrome-c reductase complex assembly factor 6, whose translation is MPAGVTWGQYLSFSTAALLSMLAGSQVVHLRYKPLEDLHRYINNELKLLPENVQEQIRKELKEEGVLK